A genomic segment from Verrucomicrobiales bacterium encodes:
- a CDS encoding polysaccharide export protein produces the protein MKVFQKIWIGLAMVGLLLSGCATSSSTSSSTNGASGQPPHAPAEAGLVELIRPGDLLTVTFSDLPPPGLADFKDRVKDDGSIMLHLGVKIQAAGKTAGQLQQTIEASYVPRYFRRVTISVKNEERFFFVGGEVRSPNRQFYASGITVLQAIDSAGGFTEFAYKKKVTLRRVNGQQYIINCVKALQDHTLDLPVYPGDSINVPKRAW, from the coding sequence ATGAAAGTTTTTCAAAAAATTTGGATCGGTCTGGCGATGGTGGGTCTGTTGTTAAGCGGTTGCGCGACCAGTTCCTCGACCTCCTCGTCGACGAACGGTGCCTCCGGCCAGCCGCCGCACGCTCCCGCCGAGGCCGGGTTGGTGGAGTTGATTCGTCCCGGGGACCTGCTCACCGTGACGTTCTCAGACCTGCCTCCTCCTGGACTCGCGGATTTCAAGGACCGCGTCAAGGATGACGGTTCGATCATGCTGCACCTGGGTGTTAAGATTCAGGCGGCCGGCAAGACTGCCGGTCAACTGCAGCAGACCATCGAAGCTTCCTATGTGCCGAGGTACTTCCGGCGTGTGACCATCTCGGTCAAGAACGAGGAGCGTTTCTTCTTCGTGGGCGGCGAGGTTCGCTCTCCCAATCGGCAGTTCTACGCCAGTGGTATCACGGTGCTGCAGGCGATTGACTCGGCCGGCGGCTTCACCGAGTTTGCCTATAAGAAAAAGGTAACCCTGCGTCGCGTGAATGGTCAGCAGTACATTATCAACTGCGTAAAGGCCCTTCAGGATCACACCCTCGACCTGCCCGTCTATCCGGGAGATTCGATTAACGTTCCGAAGCGTGCCTGGTAG